In a genomic window of Ranitomeya imitator isolate aRanImi1 chromosome 5, aRanImi1.pri, whole genome shotgun sequence:
- the LOC138638300 gene encoding P2Y purinoceptor 13-like produces the protein MNPETLNATNGSSSVKCSRDVTTTQIVFPILYTVLFFLGLIMNCLSAWIFFQVPSKSVFIVYLKNTMVADIIMTLMLPFKILTDAGIGPWQMKAFVCRFSAVIFYETMYINIILLGLIGLDRFLKIVRPFGRNVMNSVSQAKKISAAVWIVIFLLSLPNMILSSQKATPQNIRSCTLLKTPLGVKWHEAVNYICMIIFWLVFISMTLFYTIISKKVYDSYMKSKSKDKATRKKTRFKVFIVVAVFFLCFAPFHFLRLPYTFSQVGIIKDCQLQNMLYVAKESSLWIAATNVLMDPLIYVMLCKPFRRMIPGLNNSTSSTLETTIKRELNL, from the coding sequence ATGAACCCAGAAACACTCAACGCCACCAATGGCTCATCTTCTGTGAAGTGCTCTCGCGATGTCACAACCACTCAGATTGTCTTCCCTATTTTATACACTGTCCTATTCTTCCTAGGATTAATAATGAACTGTCTATCTGCCTGGATTTTCTTCCAGGTCCCAAGCAAAAGTGTTTTTATTGTTTACCTTAAAAATACTATGGTGGCTGACATAATTATGACCCTGATGTTACCCTTCAAGATTCTGACAGATGCTGGCATAGGACCGTGGCAGATGAAAGCTTTTGTTTGCCGATTTTCGGCAGTCATATTTTACGAAACCATGTACATAAACATTATACTACTTGGGCTCATTGGACTGGACCGTTTCCTAAAAATTGTTAGACCGTTTGGCCGGAACGTTATGAACAGTGTGAGTCAGGCCAAGAAGATTTCAGCTGCCGTCTGGATAGTCATCTTCTTACTATCGCTACCAAATATGATTCTCAGCAGTCAAAAAGCAACGCCACAAAATATTCGGAGCTGCACCCTTTTAAAGACACCGCTGGGTGTAAAGTGGCATGAAGCAGTCAATTACATATGTATGATCATTTTTTGGTTGGTCTTCATCTCCATGACCCTGTTTTATACAATAATCAGCAAAAAGGTTTATGATTCCTACATGAAATCCAAGAGTAAAGACAAAGCtaccaggaagaagacaagatttaAAGTTTTTATAGTGGTTGCGGTGTTTTTTCTGTGTTTTGCCCCCTTTCACTTTCTAAGGTTGCCATATACATTTAGTCAGGTTGGAATTATAAAAGACTGTCAGCTGCAAAACATGTTATATGTGGCGAAAGAAAGTAGTCTGTGGATCGCAGCCACCAATGTGTTAATGGACCCGCTTATCTACGTAATGCTCTGCAAACCCTTTAGAAGGATGATACCTGGACTTAACAATTCAACTAGTTCAACTCTAGAAACAACTATTAAAAGAGAGTTAAACTTATAA